The Stigmatella ashevillena genomic sequence CGGACGAACATGCTCGTGGAGTCGATCCTGCGCGCCCTCTGTGACGAACTGGGCGTCGACGAGAGCGAGCTCCATCCACGGTCGCGCTTCGAGCACCTAGGCGTCGACTCGAAGCGGGCGCTGGAGTTCAAGGAACTCCTCGAGGAAGAGCTGGGGTGCCCGCTCCGCACGACACTCCTGTTCGACTATCCCAGCCCGGAAAGCCTGGCCGCGTACGTCGTGAGCGTCGCGTTTGGAGATACGGAAGGCGACGCACGGGCCTCCGGCGAGGAAGCCATTCGCGCGCCGCAGGACGACGGGGCGCCCGCCTCGCTGGAATCCATCGAGGAGCAACTCCGAAAGAAGCTGGAGAAGTACGAGGCCTGAATCGTCCGGCCCCCACGCATCGCGCACGCCCAAGAGAGCAAGCCATCATGCTGGAGCACTACGACGCCGTCGCGACCCTGGCCGACATCCCGGGCCTCCATGCACGCGCGACCCCTGAACACACCGCGCTCATCGCCGACGGGCGCCACGTTTCGTACGCCGCCCTGGAGGAGCGCAGCAACCGCGTCGCGAACGCGCTCATCGCCGAAGGGCTCCCGCGTCAGTCACGCGTCGCGATGCTAGGGACGGACAGCGAGTCCGCGTACGAGCTGCTCCTTGGGTGTGCGAAGGCCGGGATGGTGATGCTCAGCATCAACTGGCGGCTCGAGGAGAGAGAGATCGCCTACATCGTCCAGGACTCGGAGGCCGAGTTGCTGTTCATCACCCCGGAGGTGGCACCCATGGTGGAGTCCTTCCTGCCATCGTGCCCCCGGCTGAAGCGCATCATCGTGCTCGATGGGTCCTCCGAGCGTTACCCGGTCTACCCAGCCTGGCGCGATGCGCACTCCGAACAGCACGTGGCGGGCCGGGTCGACAAGGATCAGGCGGTCGTGCAGGTCTACACCAGCGGCACCAGTGGGAGGCCCAAGGGCGTGGTGCTGTCGCATGGATGTTTCCTCGACGTCATTCGCGAGGTCGTGCGCTCCGGTGACGAGCTGATCCACTGGAGGAACGGCGACATCACGCTGCTCGCGCTGCCCACGTTCCACGTCGGGGGTCTGTGGTTCGGGGTCCACGGCCTGGTCAACGGCGCGACGAACGTGATCATGAAGGCGTTCACCGGCGCCGCCGCGCTTGAGCTCATCGAAAAGTACACCATCACCAAGGTCGCCTTCGTCCCAGCGATGATCCGCTTCATGTTGTCGGAGCCGGGCAGCCGGACCGCGAACCTGTCTTCGGTCGACCAACTGGTGTACGGCGGATCGCCCATGCCCCGTCCGCTCCTCGAGCGTGCACAAGGGCTCTTCAAGTGCCGCTTCACGCAGAACTACGGCCTGTCCGAGACCACCAACATGGCGGTGTTCCTGCCCTCGGCGGAGCACCTGGACCCGGCCAACCCGCGGCTCAAGTCGGCGGGTCGGCCGCTGCGGGGCGTGTCTGTGCGGATCCTCGGCCCGGATGGAAGCAGCCTGCCTCCCGGGCAGGTCGGAGAGATCGCGTTCAAGACGGCGGGGCACATGCTCGAGTACTGGAAGCTCCCCGAGGAAACCCGCAAGACGCTCGTGGATGGTTGGCTCCACACGGGTGACGCTGGATACGTGGACGAGGACGGCTTCGTCTACGTCACCGACCGCATCAAGGATCTGATCATCTCCGCCGGTGAGAACATCTATCCCGCGGAACTCGAGCGCATCCTCGTCCAGCACGAGGAGCTCGCGGACGTGGCCGTGATTGGAATCCCCGACGACCGTTGGGGAGAGCTGCCGATCGCGATCGTGGTGCGGCGCCCCGGTTCGACGGTCACCAAAGCCGACGTCATGGCGTTCGCGCGCAAGCATCTCGCGAGCTTCAAGATGCTGCGAACAGTGGAGTTCGTCGATGTGCTGCCGAGAAACCCGAGCGGCAAGGTGCTGAAGCGCGTCCTGCGCGAGCCGTACTGGGCAGGCCGAGAGAAGCGCGTCAACTGACCCCATCCCAGGCACGCAGGAGCATCACGTCATGTCGCAGACTGTCCGGGATTCAGAGAAGGTCCTCCGCATCATCGAGCGGCTGGAGAACGAGGTCTCGGTCCTGCGAAGAACCCAGGACGAGCCGATCGCTATCGTCGGGCTGAGCTGCCGGTTTCCCGGCGCGGAGGGCCCGGATGCATACTGGTCCCTGCTCCACCGTGGCGAGCCGAGCATCACGGAGGTGCCCACGGAGCGCTGGAACATCCATGCGCTCTACGACGCGGACCCTGACGCGCCGGGCAAGATGTCGACGCGCTATGGCGGATTCCTCGATCAGGTCGATCGGTTCGATGCGCCGTTCTTCGGCATCTCACCACGCGAGGCGGCGCTCATGGACCCGCAGCAGCGCCTCCTGCTTGAACTGTCGTGGGAGGCACTCGAGAACGCCGGGTTGTCGCCGGACGCGCTGTACGGCTCGCCGAGCGGCGTGTTCGTCGGCGTGTGCACGTCCGACTACTGCCGGATGGCGCTCCAGAACGTCGAGAACGTCACGGCCTACCTGGGGACGGGGAACGCCACGAGCGTCGCCGCCGGGAGACTCGCGTACACCTTCGGCTTCAACGGGCCGTGCCTGTCACTCGATACGGCGTGCTCGTCGGCACTGGTCGCGGTGCACTACGCGGGCGAAAGCCTGCGCAGGGGTGAGTGCCGGGTCGCGCTCGCGGCCAGCGTGAACCTGATCCTCGCGCCTGAAATCACCGCTGCCTTCTCCAAGGCGCGAATGATGGCACCGGACGGTCGATGCAAGACGTTCGACGAGCTCGCCGATGGCTACGTGCGCTCGGAGGGAGTCGCGGTCCTCGTGCTCAAGACACTGTCCTCGGCCAAGGCGGACGGCGACCGCATCCTGGCAGTCATCCGGGGGTCGGCCATCAACCAGGACGGTGCGAGTTCCGGTCTGACGGTCCCCAATGGCCCGATGCAGGCAGCCCTCGTGCGCCGTGCGCTGGCGCGTGCTGGTGTGAAACCGGGAGAGGTCGACTATGTCGAGACCCACGGCACCGGCACCGCGCTGGGAGACCCCATCGAGGTGGGCGCGCTGGCGGAAGTCTTCGGTCCCGGCCGCCCCGAGGACCGGCCGCTCCTGCTGGGTTCGGCGAAGACGATCGTGGGCCACACGGAAATCGCCGCCGGCATGGCGGGGCTCTTCAAAGTCATCCTGTCGCTCCAGCACGAGACCGTCCCGGGTTATCCGACCCTGGGAGCGCTGAGCAGCCGCATCCCGTGGAAGGACCTTCCGGTGGCCGTCCCGCGCCAGCCGGTCGTGTGGCCCCGAGGCAAGCGGGCGCGCATCGCCGGAGTCAGCTCCTTCGGGTTCAGCGGCACCAACGCGCATGTCGTCATCGAGGAGCCACCCCGCCCTCCCCCTGCTGCCCCTGAGAATCCGTCAGCGCACCTGCTGTGCCTGTCGGCTCGGACGCCAGAGGCGCTTGCCGCGATGGCAGGGCGCTATGCGGCCTGGTTGGAGCAACACCCCGGGGCGTCACTCGACGCTGTGACATGGACGGCGAACACCGGGCGCGCACGATTCTCGCAGCGCCTCGCGGTGGTGGCGGAGGGGCCGTCCTCCTTGCGCGACAAGCTCTCGGCGTTCGCGCGGACACGGGCGGCCTCTGGGAAGGACGTGCAGTTGGGCGTAGCACCGGCGATGGAGGGGCGGCTTGCGTTTCTCTTCACCGGCCAGGGGTCGCAATTCGCGGGGATGGGCAGGGAGCTTCATGACCTGCACCCGGCTTTCCGCGCGACGCTGCTGCGCTGCGAGGAACTGCTCGCGGCGCACCTCGATCTTCCGCTCCGAGAGGTCCTGTGGGGGGAACACAGCGGGCTGCTGAACCAGACGAAGTACACGCAGCCAGCGCTGTTCGCGCTCGAAGTGGCGATGGCGAACCTCTGGCAATCGTGGGGCGTCCGGCCGTCGTTCGTCATGGGTCACAGCGTGGGAGAGCTTGCGGCGGCGTGCGTGGCAGGCTTGTTCGACCTGGAAGACGGCCTGAAGCTCATCGCCGCGCGGGGCCGGTTGATGCAGTCGCTGCCCAGCGGCGGTGCGATGGCGGTGGTCCTCGCCGGGCGGGATGCGGTGGCGCCGGTGGTCGCAGCCTGGGGCGAGCGGCTTTCGATCGCGGCGTTCAACGCGCCCGACCAGACAGTCATCTCGGGTGAGAGGGATGCGGTCCTCGCTGTGTGCGAACACCTGGGTCAACAGGGCATCCGCAACCGCGGGCTGCTCGACGTTTCACATGCGTTCCACTCAGCGTTGATGCGGCCGATCCTCGATGAGCTGCGGGCGGTCGCCGAGACGGTGACGTTCCGTCGCCCGACGCTCGGCATCATCTCGAATGTGACCGGCACGGTCGCGGGCGAGGAGCTGGCCACGCCCGCGTACTGGGTGGAGCACGTGCTCGCGCCAGTCGACTTCATGGCTGGCGTGCGGGCACTGGAGGCGAACCGTGTGGCAGCGCTGCTCGAGGTGGGACCAAGCGCGACACTCGTGGGTCTGGCGACCGCATGTGTTGAGCCAGGCCGCTTCGTCACGGTGGCGAGCCTGCGGGCCAAGGCGACACCGTGGCAACAGATGCTGGAAGCCGCCGCGAAGCTGTTCACGCACGGCTTGGCCGTGGACCTCGGCAAGGCAGGCAGGTGCGACCAGCCTCCGCCGTCCCGGATGGCGCTGCCGACGTACCCATTCCAGCGTCAGAGCTATTGGATCCACCGCGCCGACGGCACGACGCCAATGGCGATGCCCGGCGAACATCATCCGCTCCTCGGGAGGAAGCTGCGGAACGCCGCGCTGCCGCCGGGGGAGCTCCTCTTCGAGAGCGCGCTGTCCGCGAGCAGCCCGGCGTACCTCCGCCACCACCGCGTCTACGACAAGGTCGTCGTCCCGGCAGCGGGCTACGTGGCGATGGCCTTGGCAGGTCTCTGGCAAGAGGACCCGCAAGCGAGCCTTTCACTCAGCAACGTGGCGGTGCAGGCGGCGCTGGTACTGACGCCCGATGCCGAAACCGTGGTGCAGACGCACCTCGCTGGCGCGGGCGACCACCGCTATCGCTTCAAGATCCTCAGCGCGGCCTCCGAGGAGTCCTCGACCTGGCGGACCCACGTGACCGGCGAAATCGAAGTGACACCGTCGGGTGGACAGACCCTGGCCCCTGTCGATGCAGCCCGCGTGCACCAGCGATTCAACGAGGGCAGTGAGCAACTGGACACGAATGCGTTCTACGCGCGCTACGCCACGCTCGGCCTGGGTTACAGCGGCGAGTTCCGAGCCGTCGTGGACCTCCGCCGCCTCGCGGGTGAAGGCGTGCAGTCCCCGGAGATCCTCGCAAGGATCCAGCCCCCTGGCGTGTCTCGCGACGATGCGGCGGCCCATGCGATCCATCCCGCCGTCCTCGATGGCTGCTTCCAGGCAGTCGGCGCGATGGTGGCGGAGCCAGCCGACGTGGTCTGCCTCCCTGTCGGCATTGATGCGC encodes the following:
- a CDS encoding acyl carrier protein, with the translated sequence MNSLLGLRDRLTAASPAARTNMLVESILRALCDELGVDESELHPRSRFEHLGVDSKRALEFKELLEEELGCPLRTTLLFDYPSPESLAAYVVSVAFGDTEGDARASGEEAIRAPQDDGAPASLESIEEQLRKKLEKYEA
- a CDS encoding long-chain-fatty-acid--CoA ligase, encoding MLEHYDAVATLADIPGLHARATPEHTALIADGRHVSYAALEERSNRVANALIAEGLPRQSRVAMLGTDSESAYELLLGCAKAGMVMLSINWRLEEREIAYIVQDSEAELLFITPEVAPMVESFLPSCPRLKRIIVLDGSSERYPVYPAWRDAHSEQHVAGRVDKDQAVVQVYTSGTSGRPKGVVLSHGCFLDVIREVVRSGDELIHWRNGDITLLALPTFHVGGLWFGVHGLVNGATNVIMKAFTGAAALELIEKYTITKVAFVPAMIRFMLSEPGSRTANLSSVDQLVYGGSPMPRPLLERAQGLFKCRFTQNYGLSETTNMAVFLPSAEHLDPANPRLKSAGRPLRGVSVRILGPDGSSLPPGQVGEIAFKTAGHMLEYWKLPEETRKTLVDGWLHTGDAGYVDEDGFVYVTDRIKDLIISAGENIYPAELERILVQHEELADVAVIGIPDDRWGELPIAIVVRRPGSTVTKADVMAFARKHLASFKMLRTVEFVDVLPRNPSGKVLKRVLREPYWAGREKRVN